Proteins encoded within one genomic window of Chrysemys picta bellii isolate R12L10 chromosome 6, ASM1138683v2, whole genome shotgun sequence:
- the TAF1C gene encoding TATA box-binding protein-associated factor RNA polymerase I subunit C, whose amino-acid sequence MGRLLQENFYLGEARLRSKARENAISVKTLVQELGRREGRRHCPQVQPSPRLRWLSCLSRDWLFEVPPGLLAECVHEELALQWAKLLFDDAPTGGALAWLPTEDVAPAPRGCLVHPGGEAMNLLCFQEVALEQVAGALQPRARGRPAQFELRGRIRQVAAAQVAGEALVGVRSDHHCGAWRLRAGAAPVPLQVIRTDAPASCLTVSPHLPGELSVCTLSGAVYLWNVETGLQRLRQDPETAFFREASPWRWSEFTAHPRVLSCADRTGLQCLDVRAPTSRQFDLFKVGGEAECQRGERVMLPMYLGRAHPCQHLVTTQFSVYVLDERFPLVPVLRWEHMLEAPPIFAHLTPGRSQETSHKVLLGAHRTQELLLLQYSGGSHSACQLAGPPQRLHPISQGLQYLSPQVTPWQDLLHQRLTAPAAGVTAAPAGQGPLEPLLVFQLSEAGDLFYQTLLHKPPAESESSAAPASPPFLPAPAAASQPSPAWGASLGSGSEESVRLPGTLSEGTANAGQAAAPEEARSSVGPAAPSPAAAARYRCWLKALIRDWSRLPEQSQPQALRTISHQRLFTRGELRQPAGDGLYRQARQMLRRAMRERGCLAPWALGPPPTPPAMPHPVEPGAWPDDLSKRLTASWAGGWGEWWEEKLGVTRAHKLHALRDRRRRLKQARSRRSLSGSFTSSVTYQSDLSDFSACSQPPGQPREEQQPPAPVCRQDLSSPRAGWGDPPPAPGQFWPASPLASSSQLSAQEAWGSQDTQDSSQLLSSQTLSSRGIPKERRKTLRDYLAIFTQPCPEPPAELPASQASSLGSQHWGPSSQSQRSTASQPRRKRPRMGF is encoded by the exons ATGGGGCGGCTTCTTCAGGAGAACTTCTACCTGGGGGAGGCGCGGCTGCGG agcaAGGCGCGGGAAAACGCCATCTCGGTGAAGACCCTGGTGCAGGAGCTTGGCCGGAGGGAGGGCAGGCG TCACTGCCCCCAGGTCCAGCCCAGCCCGCGGCTGCGCTGGTTGTCCTGCCTGTCCCGGGACTGGCTGTTCGAGGTGCCCCCGGGCCTGCTGGCCGAGTGCGTCCACGAGGAGCTGGCGCTGCAGTGGGCGAAGCTGCTGTTCGACGACGCCCCGACTGGGGGGGCGCTGGCCTGGCTCCCCACTGAGGACGTGGCTCCTGCCCCCAGAGGCTGCCTGGTCCACCCAGGAGGGGAGGCCATGAACCTCCTCT GTTTCCAGGAGGTGGCTCTGGAGCAGGTGGCCGGTGCCCTGCAGCCCCGCGCCCGCGGCCGCCCAGCGCAGTTCGAGCTCAGGGGCCGGATCCGCCAGGTGGCTGCCGCGCAGGTGGCCGGGGAAG CCCTCGTCGGCGTTCGCTCGGATCATCACTGTGGTGCCTGGCGACTTCGGGCCGGCGCCGCCCCTGTCCCGCTCCAGGTCATTCGCACCGACGCGCCCGCCTCCTGCCTCACCGTCAG cccccacctccccgggGAGCTGTCCGTCTGCACCCTCAGTGGGGCCGTGTACCTCTGGAACGTCGAGACTGG GCTGCAGCGACTGCGCCAGGACCCCGAGACGGCGTTCTTCCGAGAGGCGTCCCCATGGCGCTGGAGCGAGTTCACCGCCCACCCGCGGGTGCTGAGCTGCGCCGACCGCACTGGCCTGCAGTGCCTCGACGTGCGG GCTCCCACCAGTCGCCAGTTTGATCTGTTCAAggtgggaggagaagccgagTGCCAGAGAGGAGAGCGAGTGATGCTACCCATGTACCTGGGCAGGGCCCACCCCTGCCAGCACCTCGTCACCACGCAG TTCTCGGTGTACGTGCTGGACGAGCGCTTCCCCCTGGTGCCGGTGCTGCGCTGGGAGCACATGTTGGAGGCTCCGCCCATCTTTGCCCATCTCACCCCGGGCCGGTCCCAGGAGACGAGCCACAAGGTGCTGCTGGGCGCCCACCGCacgcaggagctgctgctgctgcagtactcgg GTGGCAGCCATTCAGCCTGCCAGCTCGCAGGGCCCCCCCAGCGGCTCCATCCCATCTCCCAGGGCCTGCAGTACCTCTCCCCGCAGGTGACTCCCTGGCAGGACCTGCTGCACCAGAGGCTGACCGCGCCCGCGGCTG GCGTGACGGCCGCCCCTGCCGGGCAGGGGCCGCTGGAGCCCTTGCTGGTTTTCCAGCTCTCCGAGGCCGGGGACCTGTTCTACCAAACCCTGCTGCACAAGCCGCCGGCGGAGAGCGAGTCGTCAGCCGCCCCCGCCTCGCCCCCGTTCCTGCCAGCTCCTGCTGCGGCCAGCCAGCCCTCGCCCGCGTGGGGCGCCTCCCTGGGCTCGGGCAGCGAGGAGAGCGTCCGCCTGCCAGGGACTCTCTCTGAGGGCACCGCCAATGCCGGGCAGGCAGCAGCCCCAGAGGAAGCCAGGTCCAGCGTGGGCCCCGCCGCCCCCAGCCCGGCAGCCGCTGCCCGCTACCGCTGCTGGCTGAAAGCTCTCATCAGGGACTGGAGCCGGCTGCCGGAGcagagccagccccaggcccTCCGCACCATCAGCCATCAGCGCCTCTTCACCCGCGGAGAGCTGAGGCAGCCGGCCGGGGACGGCCTCTACCGCCAGGCCCGCCAGATGCTGCGCCGTGCCATGCGGGAGCGGGGCTGCCTGGCGCCCTGGGCCCTGgggccgccccccacccctccggccATGCCCCACCCCGTGGAGCCCGGGGCCTGGCCCGACGACCTGAGCAAGCGGCTGACGGCGTCGTGGGCGGGCGGCTGGGGCGAGTGGTGGGAGGAGAAGCTGGGCGTGACCAGGGCCCACAAGCTGCACGCGCTGAGGGACCGGAGACGGCGCCTGAAGCAAGCGCGGAGCCGCCGCAGCCTGTCGGGCAGCTTCACCTCCTCCGTCACCTACCAGTCCGACCTCAGTGACTTCTccgcctgcagccagccccccgGCCAGCCCCGCGAGGAGCAGCAACCCCCGGCCCCTGTGTGCCGCCAGGACCTTTCCTCACCGAGGGCGGGATGGGGagacccgcccccagcccctgggcagtTCTGGCCGGCCTCCCCGctggccagcagctcccagctcagcgcccaggaggcctggggcagccAGGACACACAGGACTCCTCCCAGCTGCTCTcgtcccagaccctgagctcgCGGGGCATCCCCAAGGAGCGCAGGAAAACCCTGCGGGACTACCTGGCCATcttcacccagccctgccccgagccgccggccgagctgCCTGCGAGCCAGGCCTCCAGCCTGGGCAGCCAGCACTGGggcccctcctcccagagccagcgctCCACAGCGTCACAGCCCCGCCGCAAACGGCCCCGCATGGGCTTCTGA
- the LOC101953894 gene encoding uncharacterized HIT-like protein Synpcc7942_1390, which translates to MGGGGRPGGGLSMAAAALRGARGLARGWGQRCYVAAGGQDGEVQKAQRAAEASEEPGQRPPTIFSKIIDRTIRADILYEDDKCLAFRDVAPQAPVHFLVIPKHPITRLSRVAAGDAELLGHLLVVASQTAKVEGLVDGYRVVINDGKRGSQSVYHLHLHVLGGRQMGWPPG; encoded by the exons ATGGGCGgcgggggcaggccggggggcgggCTCAGCATGGCGGCCGCGGCGCTGCGCGGGGCTCGGGGCttggcccggggctgggggcag agatgcTACGTGGCTGCCGGGGGGCAGGACGGGGAGGTGCAGAAGGCTCAGCGGGCAGCCGAGGCCAGTGAGGAGCCAGGCCAGCGGCCCCCGACCATCTTCAGCAAGATCATCGACCGCACCATCCGGGCCGACATCCTCTACGAAGACGACAAG TGCCTCGCCTTCCGGGACGTGGCCCCACAGGCCCCCGTGCATTTCCTGGTGATCCCCAAGCACCCCATCACCAGGCTGAGCCGCGTGGCCGCGGGGGACGCAGAG CTCCTGGGGCACCTGCTGGTGGTGGCCAGTCAGACGGCGAAGGTGGAGGGGCTGGTGGATGGCTACCGAGTGG TGATCAACGACGGGAAGCGGGGGTCTCAGTCCGTCTACCACCTGCACTTGCACGTGCTGGGCGGGCGTCAGATGGGCTGGCCCCCAGGCTGA